A DNA window from Stutzerimonas stutzeri contains the following coding sequences:
- the atzF gene encoding allophanate hydrolase gives MTNDFDLRLDTLRTAYSSAQLSPRTLIAAVHKQATALQAEFNLFIHLLTKDELEPYLAALDSKSPAELPLYGIPFAIKDNIDLAGIPTTAACPAFAYTPEASATLVEQLIGLGAIPLGKTNLDQFATGLNGTRSPYGECRNSVHPDYPSGGSSAGSSLAVALGVASFALGTDTAGSGRVPAALNNLVGLKASKGLISTAGVVPACRTLDCVTFFAATAAEASQLLALTARLDPRDEYSRTNPSWNDGSAFGKVAAFRFGVPKDTEFLGCPESPALFAATIEQLKAIGGEPVEIDFGPFLEAARLLYEGPWVAERYSVAGELIEQQPDAVLPVIKAVLEKAPGTTAVGLFRAQYRLQQLKAVCDRIMAEVDCVLTPAYPRPVTLDELHAEPVKRNSDLGYYTNFMNMLDYAAVAVPAGVMQNGLPWGVTLFGRVFTDQYLLSLADALQRQNGIALIGGQSITSPAPQTPARNDRARVVVCGAHLDGLPLNWQLKQRGGRLLEATRSAAAYKLYALAGGPPYRPGMVRVAEGGAAIEVEVWEIPSSELGSFLGGIPAPLGLGKVQLADGSWETGFICEPCGLEGARDITAFGGWRAYMNDRV, from the coding sequence GTGACAAACGACTTCGATCTACGCCTCGACACACTCCGCACGGCTTACTCCAGCGCCCAACTGTCACCGCGCACACTCATCGCTGCAGTGCACAAGCAAGCCACCGCCCTCCAGGCCGAATTCAACCTCTTCATTCATCTTCTGACCAAAGATGAACTCGAGCCCTACCTAGCCGCCCTGGACAGCAAATCCCCAGCCGAGCTACCGCTCTACGGCATCCCCTTCGCCATCAAGGACAATATCGACCTGGCCGGCATCCCCACCACGGCCGCCTGCCCCGCCTTTGCCTATACACCCGAAGCCAGCGCGACCCTCGTCGAACAGTTGATTGGCCTCGGCGCGATCCCGCTGGGCAAGACCAATCTCGACCAGTTCGCCACCGGCCTCAACGGGACGCGCTCGCCCTACGGTGAATGCCGCAACAGCGTGCACCCGGACTACCCCTCGGGCGGCTCCAGCGCCGGTTCATCGCTGGCCGTGGCGCTGGGCGTCGCGAGCTTCGCACTGGGCACCGATACCGCCGGCTCCGGCCGCGTACCGGCAGCGTTGAACAATCTGGTGGGCCTCAAGGCCAGCAAGGGCCTGATCTCCACGGCCGGCGTCGTACCCGCCTGCCGCACGCTTGATTGCGTCACCTTTTTCGCCGCCACTGCCGCGGAAGCCAGCCAGCTACTGGCGCTGACCGCCCGGCTCGATCCGCGCGACGAGTACAGCCGCACCAACCCATCGTGGAACGACGGCTCGGCCTTCGGCAAGGTCGCCGCGTTCCGCTTCGGTGTGCCGAAGGACACGGAATTTCTCGGCTGCCCGGAAAGCCCCGCGCTGTTCGCCGCCACCATCGAGCAATTGAAAGCCATCGGCGGCGAGCCGGTGGAAATCGACTTCGGCCCCTTCCTCGAAGCAGCGCGCCTGCTCTACGAAGGCCCCTGGGTGGCCGAGCGCTACAGCGTCGCCGGCGAGCTGATCGAGCAGCAGCCTGACGCCGTGCTGCCGGTGATCAAGGCCGTGCTGGAGAAGGCGCCCGGCACCACCGCCGTAGGGTTGTTCCGCGCCCAGTACCGTCTGCAACAACTCAAGGCCGTGTGCGACCGGATCATGGCCGAGGTCGATTGCGTACTGACCCCGGCCTACCCGCGCCCGGTGACGCTGGACGAGCTGCATGCCGAGCCGGTCAAGCGCAACTCGGACCTGGGCTACTACACCAACTTCATGAACATGCTCGACTACGCCGCCGTGGCGGTGCCGGCGGGCGTCATGCAGAACGGTCTGCCCTGGGGCGTGACCCTGTTCGGCCGGGTGTTCACCGATCAGTACCTGCTGAGTCTGGCCGACGCGCTGCAGCGGCAAAATGGCATCGCGCTGATCGGCGGCCAGTCGATCACCTCGCCCGCTCCGCAAACACCCGCGCGCAACGACCGTGCCCGTGTGGTGGTCTGCGGCGCGCATCTGGACGGGCTGCCGCTGAACTGGCAGCTCAAGCAGCGTGGCGGTCGCCTGCTCGAAGCGACCCGCAGCGCGGCGGCCTACAAGCTCTACGCCCTGGCCGGCGGCCCACCGTATCGCCCGGGCATGGTCCGGGTTGCCGAGGGCGGTGCGGCGATCGAAGTAGAAGTCTGGGAAATCCCCAGCAGCGAGCTGGGCTCCTTCCTCGGAGGAATCCCCGCGCCGCTGGGCCTGGGCAAGGTGCAACTGGCCGATGGTAGCTGGGAGACCGGCTTCATCTGCGAGCCATGCGGACTGGAGGGGGCCCGCGACATCACGGCGTTCGGCGGTTGGCGCGCCTATATGAACGATCGCGTCTAG
- a CDS encoding aldo/keto reductase — translation MHITLPRIGLGGAPLGNMFHPLSEETADATLNAAWDAGFRYYDVSPHYGAGLAEQRFGRLLSGKPRDEYVLSTKVGRLLHPAAQPENAKPFVDELPNKRVPDYSADGARRSIEDSLERMGVDRLDVVFIHDVSEDQWGPQWREYFQQAMNGAAKALTQLRDEGVIRGWGLGVNLVEPCRMALEQSDPNVFLLAGRYSLLEHDEALDTLFPTCHERGVGIVVGGPFNSGVLAGGEHYEYDQIPAHISERRQQLNAVAERCGVDLRAAALHFCLANPVVASVIPGTANPERPKQYMDYFNTQVPSEFWQTLKREELLREDAPVPS, via the coding sequence ATGCATATCACCCTGCCACGCATCGGCCTCGGCGGCGCGCCGCTGGGCAACATGTTCCATCCCCTCAGCGAGGAGACCGCCGACGCGACGCTCAACGCCGCCTGGGACGCCGGCTTTCGCTACTACGACGTGTCGCCGCACTATGGCGCAGGGCTGGCCGAGCAGCGCTTCGGTCGCCTGCTCAGCGGCAAGCCACGCGATGAATACGTGCTGAGCACCAAGGTCGGGCGACTGCTGCACCCGGCCGCTCAACCGGAGAACGCCAAGCCTTTTGTCGACGAACTGCCCAACAAGCGCGTCCCCGACTATTCGGCCGACGGTGCGAGACGCTCTATCGAAGACAGCCTGGAGCGCATGGGCGTCGATCGCCTCGACGTGGTGTTCATCCACGACGTGTCCGAGGATCAATGGGGCCCGCAGTGGCGCGAATACTTCCAGCAGGCCATGAACGGCGCGGCGAAAGCGCTGACCCAGCTGCGCGATGAAGGCGTGATTCGCGGTTGGGGCCTGGGGGTCAACCTGGTCGAACCGTGCCGCATGGCGCTGGAGCAGAGCGATCCGAACGTGTTCCTGCTGGCCGGGCGCTATTCGCTGCTGGAGCACGACGAAGCGCTGGATACGCTGTTTCCGACCTGCCACGAGCGGGGTGTCGGCATCGTTGTTGGCGGCCCATTCAACTCCGGCGTGCTGGCCGGCGGCGAGCATTACGAGTACGACCAGATCCCGGCACACATCAGCGAGCGCAGGCAGCAGCTGAACGCGGTCGCCGAGCGCTGCGGCGTGGACCTGCGCGCCGCAGCGCTGCACTTCTGTCTGGCCAACCCGGTGGTGGCCTCGGTCATCCCCGGTACGGCGAACCCCGAGCGGCCGAAGCAGTACATGGACTATTTCAATACTCAGGTTCCCAGCGAATTCTGGCAGACGCTCAAGCGCGAGGAACTGCTCCGCGAGGATGCGCCAGTACCGAGCTGA
- a CDS encoding ABC transporter substrate-binding protein, whose translation MSTLRSLNKTLLAAGLAVATLFSPLASQAAEKLKIGTVVWAGYGPFYVADKKDLFKPHGLDVDLQFFNDPALIPTAMLSRALDGGMLTYDQVVASVAKGLKHRVVMPIDFSNGGDAIVADASIQSFADFKGKKVGFNPLSPSDFLLAYALQHNGMSDKDINAVNMTPEGIPGAMASGNLPIGVTYEPNVSQILSMGGGDKFKVVYSSKDAPGLITDVLVFDEAVIAKKPAAIKAMIQGYLDGLAYMQAHPEESAKIIGEVLGVSAEEAVEQMAGAYNIPLAEMSKSFTPGDDTHSFHGSGAIIAKLLKDNGQIPTIPDFSKTYDAQFTEALAQ comes from the coding sequence ATGTCCACACTGCGCTCGCTGAACAAGACCCTTCTCGCCGCCGGCCTGGCCGTCGCGACATTGTTTTCACCGCTGGCCAGCCAGGCTGCCGAGAAGCTGAAGATCGGCACTGTGGTCTGGGCCGGTTACGGCCCCTTCTACGTCGCCGACAAGAAGGACCTGTTCAAGCCCCACGGCCTGGACGTGGACCTGCAGTTTTTCAACGACCCGGCGCTGATCCCCACCGCCATGCTCAGCCGCGCGCTGGACGGCGGCATGCTCACCTACGACCAGGTGGTGGCCTCGGTCGCCAAGGGCCTCAAGCATCGCGTGGTGATGCCCATCGACTTCTCCAACGGTGGCGATGCCATCGTCGCCGACGCCTCGATCCAGTCCTTTGCCGACTTCAAGGGCAAGAAGGTCGGCTTCAACCCACTCTCGCCATCGGACTTTCTGCTGGCCTATGCGCTGCAGCATAACGGCATGAGTGACAAGGACATCAACGCCGTCAACATGACCCCGGAAGGCATTCCCGGCGCCATGGCCTCGGGCAACCTGCCGATTGGCGTGACCTACGAACCCAACGTCTCGCAAATCCTCTCCATGGGCGGTGGCGACAAGTTCAAGGTGGTTTATTCCTCCAAGGACGCACCGGGGCTGATCACCGACGTACTGGTCTTCGACGAGGCGGTGATCGCCAAGAAGCCCGCTGCCATCAAGGCGATGATCCAGGGCTACCTGGACGGCCTGGCCTACATGCAGGCGCACCCCGAGGAGTCGGCCAAGATCATCGGCGAGGTGCTCGGGGTCAGCGCCGAAGAGGCCGTCGAGCAGATGGCCGGCGCCTACAACATCCCCCTCGCCGAGATGAGCAAGAGCTTCACACCTGGCGATGACACCCATTCATTCCATGGCAGCGGCGCAATCATCGCCAAGTTGCTCAAGGACAACGGGCAGATTCCGACCATCCCGGACTTCAGCAAGACCTACGACGCCCAGTTCACCGAAGCGCTCGCCCAGTAA
- a CDS encoding fatty acid desaturase family protein, giving the protein MNAKPLYRYADGRLPNTLAILYTVLAYGGGLALLFAPNGWLNALGTLLLAHGMIIAAYLIHEFAHGAIFSVPKHNEWAGNVCSWLCGSCYAEFQDLRKKHMRHHVDRADVITFDSKAFLKARPVWIQKLVLALEWAYVPAVELIMHFYVIALPFITDNDKHRARRGKVAAVLAIRTLLFAGLAVLSLKAVLLYAVAWMIMLSVLRFADAYQHTYEAFAVLEDGAKLPEDKRRDRSYEQQNTYSNVVSERWPALNLLLLNFSFHNAHHEKPVAPWYRLPKLHAELYGSTYNQVIPMRKLLGSFHRYRVRRVLDDDYGVVSEGPHKADNFYGAVGVSFLTAV; this is encoded by the coding sequence ATGAACGCAAAACCTCTGTACCGCTATGCCGATGGCCGCCTGCCCAACACCCTGGCGATCCTCTACACCGTGCTCGCCTACGGTGGCGGGCTGGCCCTGCTGTTCGCCCCGAATGGCTGGCTGAACGCATTGGGCACACTGCTGCTGGCCCACGGCATGATCATCGCCGCTTACCTGATTCACGAATTCGCCCATGGCGCGATCTTCAGCGTGCCCAAGCACAACGAATGGGCCGGCAACGTCTGCAGTTGGTTGTGCGGCAGCTGCTACGCCGAGTTCCAGGACCTGCGCAAGAAACACATGCGCCATCACGTCGACCGAGCCGACGTGATCACTTTTGACAGCAAGGCCTTTCTCAAGGCGCGCCCCGTGTGGATCCAGAAACTGGTACTGGCGCTGGAATGGGCCTATGTGCCGGCGGTGGAGCTGATCATGCATTTCTACGTGATCGCCCTACCCTTCATCACCGACAACGACAAGCACCGCGCCCGCCGTGGCAAGGTCGCCGCGGTGCTGGCCATTCGCACGCTGCTTTTTGCCGGGCTCGCGGTGCTTTCGCTGAAGGCCGTGCTGCTCTACGCCGTGGCCTGGATGATCATGCTCAGCGTGCTGCGTTTCGCCGATGCCTATCAGCACACCTACGAGGCCTTCGCCGTGCTGGAGGACGGCGCCAAGCTGCCGGAGGACAAGCGCCGCGACCGCAGCTACGAGCAACAGAACACCTACAGCAACGTGGTATCGGAACGCTGGCCGGCGCTGAACCTGCTGCTGCTCAATTTCTCCTTCCACAACGCCCACCACGAGAAACCGGTAGCGCCCTGGTATCGCCTGCCCAAGCTGCACGCCGAGCTGTACGGCAGCACTTACAACCAGGTGATTCCGATGCGCAAGCTGCTCGGCAGTTTCCACCGCTACCGCGTGCGCCGCGTGCTGGACGATGACTACGGCGTGGTCAGCGAAGGGCCGCACAAGGCCGACAACTTCTACGGCGCCGTCGGCGTCTCCTTCCTGACGGCGGTGTGA
- a CDS encoding SDR family NAD(P)-dependent oxidoreductase, with protein sequence MHKALDYRGRCVVITGAAGGIGRGLAQSFAAAGATLELLDRDADALARLADELAGETPLHCTALDLGDRQAVQQYADDLACRGLNADVLINNAGVEYATPLGECSFEADQRWSTLLENNVGSMQRLTRALLPRLRAGASVINQASIWGLKGVPGFSAYVASKHAVVGLTRSLAWELGPRRIRVNAVCPGWIGTDAAMRSLQVMADANGRSDSAELAAILANQAIPELLTPADLGGTFLFLGSPLAAALTGQALSVSHGEVMH encoded by the coding sequence ATGCACAAGGCACTGGATTACCGAGGCCGCTGCGTGGTCATCACCGGCGCCGCCGGGGGCATCGGCCGGGGCCTGGCGCAGAGCTTCGCCGCTGCCGGCGCCACCCTGGAGCTGCTCGACCGTGACGCCGACGCCCTCGCCCGGCTCGCTGACGAACTCGCTGGCGAGACGCCGCTGCACTGCACCGCACTGGACCTGGGCGATCGGCAGGCGGTGCAGCAGTATGCCGATGACCTCGCCTGCCGCGGCCTCAACGCCGATGTGCTGATCAACAACGCTGGTGTCGAGTACGCCACGCCGCTGGGCGAGTGCAGCTTCGAGGCCGACCAGCGCTGGTCGACCCTGCTGGAGAACAACGTCGGTTCCATGCAGCGCCTGACCCGCGCATTGCTGCCACGCCTGCGCGCCGGCGCCAGCGTGATCAACCAGGCCTCCATCTGGGGTCTGAAAGGCGTGCCGGGCTTTTCCGCCTATGTCGCCAGCAAGCACGCGGTGGTCGGCCTGACCCGTTCGCTGGCCTGGGAGCTGGGCCCGCGGCGCATCCGGGTGAACGCGGTGTGCCCCGGCTGGATCGGCACCGATGCGGCCATGCGCTCGCTGCAGGTGATGGCGGACGCCAACGGCCGCAGCGACAGCGCCGAGCTGGCGGCGATCCTCGCCAACCAGGCCATCCCGGAACTGCTGACGCCGGCTGACCTGGGCGGCACCTTCCTCTTTCTCGGCTCGCCACTGGCCGCCGCCCTGACCGGCCAGGCGCTGTCGGTCAGCCATGGCGAGGTGATGCACTGA
- a CDS encoding SDR family NAD(P)-dependent oxidoreductase, whose product MASKRFAGQTALITGAATGIGRATALALAAEGAHVWINHRGQQDLANQLVEQITANGGDACAIEADVSDPAAVAAMFETIEAQGPLGLLVNNAGVILEKPFLQTSEADWAMLLGVDLGGVYRCCRHALAQMQPRRTGAIVNVASDLGFLGREQYVAYCTAKAGVIGLTRSLAREFATDGIRVNGVAPGPIATAMVSAEHMSDEWMAKELAIPMARLGTPEEVAAAIVFLLSPQASYFTGQLLGPNGGSWMGA is encoded by the coding sequence ATGGCCAGCAAACGCTTCGCAGGCCAGACCGCGCTGATCACTGGCGCAGCGACCGGTATCGGCCGCGCCACCGCCCTTGCGCTTGCAGCCGAGGGCGCACACGTATGGATCAACCATCGCGGCCAGCAAGATCTGGCGAACCAATTGGTCGAGCAGATCACCGCCAATGGTGGCGACGCCTGCGCCATCGAGGCCGATGTCAGCGATCCGGCCGCGGTCGCGGCAATGTTCGAGACCATCGAGGCGCAGGGACCGCTGGGTCTGCTCGTCAACAACGCCGGGGTGATCCTGGAAAAGCCCTTTCTGCAAACCAGCGAGGCGGACTGGGCAATGCTGCTGGGCGTCGACCTGGGCGGCGTCTACCGCTGCTGTCGCCATGCGCTGGCGCAGATGCAGCCGCGGCGCACTGGCGCCATCGTCAACGTCGCCTCGGACCTCGGCTTTCTCGGCCGCGAACAGTACGTCGCCTACTGCACGGCCAAGGCCGGGGTGATCGGCCTGACCCGTTCGCTGGCGCGCGAATTCGCCACCGATGGCATCCGCGTCAATGGCGTCGCCCCCGGCCCCATCGCCACGGCGATGGTCAGCGCGGAGCACATGAGTGACGAGTGGATGGCCAAGGAGCTGGCGATCCCCATGGCGCGCCTGGGTACGCCGGAGGAAGTCGCGGCGGCCATCGTCTTCCTGCTTTCGCCGCAGGCGAGCTATTTCACCGGACAGCTGCTCGGGCCCAATGGCGGCTCCTGGATGGGCGCATGA
- a CDS encoding DMT family transporter, which translates to MNSLLPQGMLIGGAIMWGLGWLPLQFFAARGLAGMPLVLLTYSLLSLLALPVLWQQRRQWASQYRQVLTMGLCGGWATAALVTALAEGNVVRVMLLFYLAPVWAMVGGWLLLGERFSGARLFALGLAMLGIGLTLGITGEALDAPGANDWLALSAGLAFSLNNLATRAADRVPLASKALVSFIGSALLGGLFCLLFRQSLPPLDLTLTWQIALLALGWLISMAAVQYGLTHLEAGRAAVLVVFELIAAVLSSAWFGSHAIGPNEWLGAALITTAALIAGWPERPLPIATRSTCA; encoded by the coding sequence ATGAACAGTCTGCTGCCACAGGGCATGCTGATCGGCGGCGCCATCATGTGGGGCCTGGGCTGGCTGCCGTTGCAGTTCTTTGCCGCCCGTGGCCTGGCCGGTATGCCGCTGGTGCTGCTGACCTATTCGCTGCTCAGCCTGCTGGCGCTGCCGGTGCTCTGGCAGCAGCGCCGGCAGTGGGCGAGCCAGTATCGCCAGGTACTCACCATGGGCCTGTGCGGCGGCTGGGCCACCGCGGCGCTGGTCACCGCCCTGGCCGAAGGCAACGTGGTGCGGGTGATGCTGCTGTTCTACCTGGCGCCGGTGTGGGCGATGGTCGGCGGCTGGCTGCTGCTGGGCGAACGCTTCAGCGGCGCGCGGCTGTTCGCCCTGGGGCTGGCGATGCTGGGCATTGGGCTGACCCTCGGCATCACCGGCGAAGCTCTGGACGCGCCAGGTGCCAACGACTGGCTGGCACTTTCTGCCGGCCTCGCCTTCAGCCTCAACAACCTGGCCACCCGCGCTGCTGACCGGGTGCCGCTGGCGAGCAAGGCGTTGGTCAGTTTCATCGGCAGCGCCCTGCTCGGCGGACTGTTCTGCCTGCTGTTTCGTCAGTCGCTACCACCGCTGGATCTAACCCTGACCTGGCAGATCGCCCTGCTCGCCCTTGGCTGGCTGATCAGCATGGCTGCCGTGCAGTACGGCCTCACTCATCTGGAAGCCGGCCGCGCCGCGGTGCTGGTTGTGTTCGAGTTGATCGCCGCGGTGCTCTCGTCGGCCTGGTTCGGCAGCCATGCCATCGGTCCGAACGAATGGCTCGGCGCCGCCCTGATTACCACTGCCGCGCTGATCGCCGGCTGGCCGGAACGTCCCCTCCCCATCGCGACTAGGAGCACCTGCGCATGA
- a CDS encoding creatininase, whose amino-acid sequence MTVHMDQLSWVDYERRIGEGAVVFLPCGATEQHGPHLPLGTDALLASAISAEVATRVGGLVAPALSYGYKSQPKCGGGQHFCGTTSLDGATLSALVRDAVREFHRHGVRRLVLVLGHYENQWFVAEGIQLALRDLGPGAGLEVMRLEHWDFCREQTLTDVFPDGFPGFALEHAAVIETSLMLHFHPQLVALEKIPDDAPADFPPYDMYPTRTEWVPPSGVLSSAKGSSAAKGRRLADDIVDGIATAVCREFAL is encoded by the coding sequence ATGACCGTGCACATGGATCAACTGAGCTGGGTCGATTACGAACGTCGCATCGGTGAAGGCGCCGTGGTCTTCCTGCCCTGCGGCGCTACCGAGCAGCATGGCCCGCACCTGCCGCTGGGCACCGATGCGCTGCTGGCCAGCGCCATCAGCGCCGAAGTGGCGACGCGTGTCGGCGGGCTGGTCGCGCCGGCTCTTTCCTACGGCTACAAGTCGCAGCCCAAATGCGGCGGCGGGCAGCATTTCTGCGGCACCACCAGCCTGGATGGCGCGACCCTGAGCGCGCTGGTGCGCGACGCCGTGCGGGAGTTCCACCGCCACGGCGTGCGCCGCCTGGTGCTGGTGCTCGGCCATTACGAAAATCAGTGGTTCGTCGCCGAGGGCATCCAGCTGGCGCTGCGCGACCTCGGACCGGGCGCCGGCCTGGAAGTGATGCGCCTGGAACACTGGGACTTCTGCCGCGAGCAGACCCTCACTGACGTCTTCCCCGACGGCTTTCCCGGTTTCGCCCTGGAGCATGCCGCGGTGATCGAAACTTCGCTGATGCTGCACTTCCACCCACAACTGGTGGCCCTGGAGAAGATTCCAGATGACGCCCCGGCGGACTTCCCGCCCTACGACATGTATCCCACCCGCACCGAGTGGGTGCCGCCTTCCGGCGTGCTGTCCTCGGCCAAAGGCTCCAGCGCGGCGAAAGGCCGGCGGCTGGCCGACGACATCGTCGACGGCATCGCCACGGCGGTTTGCAGGGAGTTCGCGCTGTGA
- a CDS encoding cysteine hydrolase family protein produces MSLTSLNPGRTALLVIDMQRDFCALGGYADQAGMDVSRLRAPIPALQALLDRARGLGMLVVHTREGHRPDLSDLPDPKRRRAEASGAPIGSSGPLGRLLVRGEFGHDLIDELQPRAGEPVIDKPGYSAFAHTDLELILRRRGIEQLILTGVTTEVCVSSTLRQAIDLGLDCLTVSDACASSDPQLHAAALAMIEVEGGLFGSVTDSPSLLRRLERAA; encoded by the coding sequence GTGAGCCTGACGAGCCTGAACCCCGGGCGCACGGCGCTGCTGGTGATCGACATGCAGCGCGACTTCTGCGCCCTGGGCGGCTACGCCGACCAGGCCGGCATGGACGTCAGCCGCCTGCGCGCACCGATCCCGGCGCTCCAGGCGCTGCTGGATCGCGCCCGCGGGCTGGGCATGCTGGTCGTGCACACCCGCGAGGGGCATCGTCCGGATCTTTCCGACCTGCCCGACCCCAAACGCCGCCGTGCCGAAGCGAGCGGCGCGCCCATCGGCAGTTCCGGTCCGCTCGGCCGCCTGCTGGTGCGTGGCGAGTTCGGCCACGACCTGATCGACGAATTGCAGCCGCGCGCCGGCGAGCCGGTGATCGACAAACCCGGCTACAGCGCCTTCGCCCACACCGATCTCGAACTGATCCTGCGCCGTCGCGGCATCGAGCAACTGATCCTGACCGGCGTCACCACCGAGGTCTGCGTGTCTTCGACGCTGCGTCAGGCCATCGACCTTGGCCTCGACTGCCTGACCGTCAGCGATGCCTGCGCCTCGTCCGACCCACAACTGCACGCCGCCGCGCTGGCGATGATCGAAGTCGAAGGCGGGCTGTTCGGCAGCGTGACCGACAGCCCCAGCCTGCTCCGGCGCCTGGAGCGTGCGGCATGA
- a CDS encoding N-acyl homoserine lactonase family protein, translated as MTDVLKLWPLLTATHRYDKSISTRNRGQGTLIDAPILAFLIETRQGRVLFDVGCDYTKLSDPQRRARWFDPVEFPMGPPEMTEEQRLPAQLARHGLSPADIDLVFLSHLHFDHAGGLCELCGCDVHVHEAELAAARAQADDAYFADDFAGEHHWTLQHDEYELLPGLRAINTPGHTAGHMSLLIELPHGKLILAGDAADLSENLVDEVAPGLCWQDREDLALASIRKLKATAAETDAAIWPNHDMAFWRTLKRFPEYHA; from the coding sequence ATGACCGATGTGCTGAAGCTCTGGCCGCTGCTAACCGCCACGCATCGCTACGACAAGTCGATTTCCACCCGCAATCGCGGCCAGGGCACGCTGATCGACGCGCCGATCCTCGCCTTCCTTATCGAAACCCGACAGGGCCGCGTGCTGTTCGATGTCGGCTGCGACTACACCAAGCTCAGCGATCCGCAACGGCGTGCGCGCTGGTTCGACCCCGTGGAATTTCCCATGGGTCCGCCCGAGATGACCGAGGAGCAACGCCTGCCCGCCCAGCTCGCCCGACACGGGCTTTCACCCGCGGATATCGACCTGGTGTTCCTCAGCCATCTGCATTTCGATCACGCCGGCGGCCTGTGCGAACTGTGCGGCTGCGACGTGCATGTGCACGAAGCGGAACTCGCCGCCGCCCGCGCCCAGGCGGACGACGCCTACTTCGCCGATGACTTTGCTGGCGAGCATCACTGGACGCTGCAGCACGACGAATACGAGCTGCTGCCCGGACTGCGCGCCATAAATACACCTGGCCACACCGCCGGCCACATGTCGCTGCTGATCGAACTGCCGCACGGCAAGCTGATTCTCGCCGGGGACGCTGCGGACCTGAGCGAGAACCTGGTCGACGAAGTCGCGCCCGGCCTCTGCTGGCAGGACCGCGAAGACCTGGCGCTGGCCAGCATTCGCAAACTCAAGGCAACCGCCGCCGAGACCGACGCCGCGATTTGGCCGAATCACGACATGGCCTTCTGGCGCACCCTCAAACGCTTTCCGGAGTACCACGCATGA